Part of the Cetobacterium somerae ATCC BAA-474 genome is shown below.
GGATTTTCCAGCTCCACTTAATCCAATAATTCCAAATATTTCACTTTTCTCAATCTTTAAAGAAACATCTTTTACAGCATGAAACTTATTATTATAAATTTTATTCACTCTTTCTAAAGTAATCATTTTATCCTCCCGTATAAAAAAAACTCCCATCTTAATATTTAATTAAGATGAGAGTAAGTAAACAAGACTTCTACTTCTCCCATCTATCTGGAGTTAGCACCACACCATAATGGTAGGTTGCTGAAACGTCATCGGGCCAGTCCCTCGGTCTCTCTTGATGGTTTGCTGTATAATATCTTATTTGAAAAAAAATGTCAATATTTTTTTAAAATAAAATTTTATTTTTGTTTATAGTCATATTAATTCTCTTTTTATTCTGTCATTTATACAAGATAAAAATTCATAATGAGGAACTTTTAAATGATTTATACTTTCTTCTAAATCATGAAATATTTCAATATTATCCCCTTCTTTTACTGAATCATCAACTAAAATAAATGAACTATCCATACTGATATGAACTATTTTAAACTTTTTATTATTGATTATAGACATAATACCTTCACTTCTTTTTGAAAAGCCATCTCCATAACCTAAACGAATTTTTGCTACTTTTCTATATTTTCCTATATTTAAATTTTCTTTTTTTTCATATCCTATATATTTTAAATCATCTATATCTTTTACATCTAATATTCTACCATTTAGCTTAAAAGCTCTTTTTATACATGGATCATAGTATCCTATTTCTTGAAGTCCAAATAAAATAGTTCCACACCGTATATGAGTGCAAAATTCACCCTCTATTGAAATAACTCCAGCACTATTTTGCATATGAATAATCTCAAATCTCTCATCTCCTAACTCTTTTAACATCTGAGAAAATCTTTTTTCTATTAAAATCATATCATCATAATCTGCAGCAAAAACATGGGTACAAAGACCCTTAAATTTTAAATTTTTTTCTCTTATTAGCTCTTTTAGTTTAAAAAAGTCTTTTTCTAAAATTCCATTTCTTCCAAATCCAAAATCTAATTTTAAATGTAATTGTTGTGTTGAAACTCCTTTATCTAAAAGATTTAAAAGATCTTTAAAACTATTTATTACCA
Proteins encoded:
- a CDS encoding alanine racemase is translated as MGLKDFKIKVSKENILHNYHYLKKLRNKEIIAVVKANAYGHGIENIVRFLSENGCKYFAVARECEAEKILKLKIENINIIILETIDEIEILKNNKNIHMVINSFKDLLNLLDKGVSTQQLHLKLDFGFGRNGILEKDFFKLKELIREKNLKFKGLCTHVFAADYDDMILIEKRFSQMLKELGDERFEIIHMQNSAGVISIEGEFCTHIRCGTILFGLQEIGYYDPCIKRAFKLNGRILDVKDIDDLKYIGYEKKENLNIGKYRKVAKIRLGYGDGFSKRSEGIMSIINNKKFKIVHISMDSSFILVDDSVKEGDNIEIFHDLEESINHLKVPHYEFLSCINDRIKRELI